In Corallococcus caeni, the genomic stretch CACCCTCCCCGGGCGCGGGGGTTCGCGTCCAGGGACCTGCGGACCAGCTTCATCAGGGCGCGGATGTCGAACGGCTTCTGGAGGAACTCCATGGCCGGGTGCAGGCGCTTGAGGCCGTTGACGTCCACGGCGCTCATGCCCAGCACGGGGATGTCGCGCAGGGACGGGTCCTGGAGGATGCGTTCAATCAGCGCGGGGCCGTCCAGCACGGGCATCATCC encodes the following:
- a CDS encoding response regulator, whose product is MVPATETVLVVDDEQGILEALADLLREEGYRVLTASHGREALERMAEVKPDLVLTDWMMPVLDGPALIERILQDPSLRDIPVLGMSAVDVNGLKRLHPAMEFLQKPFDIRALMKLVRRSLDANPRARGG